One Pullulanibacillus sp. KACC 23026 DNA segment encodes these proteins:
- a CDS encoding DUF6711 family protein, translated as MALITVGGVELTTPSDLQPGIQDISKAERNARGTMIIERIATKKTLDLSYSYLNASDLSAVLTAVSPVFFNVTYLDPVTNSFVTSSFYCGDRTMGMISYVNGVPRYKDVKFTLIER; from the coding sequence TTGGCGTTAATAACAGTAGGTGGTGTTGAATTAACTACCCCATCCGACTTGCAACCAGGCATTCAAGATATTTCAAAAGCTGAGCGTAATGCTAGAGGGACCATGATCATTGAGCGTATTGCTACAAAAAAGACACTTGATTTATCGTATTCATATCTGAATGCAAGTGATTTGAGTGCTGTACTTACGGCTGTTAGTCCAGTGTTTTTTAACGTAACTTATTTAGATCCAGTTACAAATAGTTTTGTCACTTCATCGTTTTATTGTGGAGACAGAACAATGGGTATGATCAGCTATGTTAATGGGGTGCCGCGCTATAAAGACGTTAAGTTTACTCTTATAGAAAGATAG